In Streptomyces capitiformicae, one genomic interval encodes:
- a CDS encoding NAD(P)H-hydrate dehydratase: protein MRSAHRVETVRTAERTLMAQLPDGALMQRAAAGLAAACAAALPHIYGSRIVLLTGSGDNGGDTLYAGARLAKRGAGVTAVLLNPTRTHPEALKALLRAGGTTTTPTAPTTPSLINRADLILDGIVGIGGKGGLRPEAAPLAELAAASPATVVSVDLPSGIEPDTGEVNGPAIHADLTVTFGTHKPGLLIDPAREHAGSVRLIDIGLASTLPATPDVESLQHADVAALLPHPSPESDKYRRGVVGIAAGSARYPGAAVLAVAGALRGGAGAVRYVGPAADAVLTRFPETLVSDKGPRKAGRVQAWVTGPGAGDDAAPVAEALSTDVPVLLDADGLRLADRDAVRARTAPTLMTPHAGEAAALLGVSREEVESARLTAVRDLARGYHATVLLKGSTTLIATPDDDTPVRVNPTGTPWLATAGSGDVLSGLAGSLLAAGLSPLDAASAAAYLHGLAGRYAAKGAPTIAQDVAEAIPAAWRDITA from the coding sequence ATGCGCTCAGCCCACCGCGTAGAAACCGTCCGCACAGCCGAACGCACCCTCATGGCCCAACTCCCCGACGGCGCCCTGATGCAACGCGCGGCCGCAGGCCTGGCCGCAGCCTGCGCAGCCGCCCTCCCCCACATCTACGGCAGCCGCATCGTCCTCCTCACCGGCAGCGGCGACAACGGCGGCGACACCCTCTACGCAGGCGCCCGCCTGGCCAAGCGCGGCGCAGGAGTGACGGCCGTCCTCCTCAACCCCACCCGCACCCACCCCGAAGCCCTCAAGGCCCTCCTCCGAGCAGGCGGCACCACAACCACCCCCACCGCCCCCACCACACCGTCCCTCATCAACCGGGCCGACCTCATCCTCGACGGCATCGTCGGCATCGGCGGCAAGGGCGGCCTCCGCCCCGAAGCCGCCCCCCTGGCCGAGCTCGCAGCCGCCTCCCCCGCCACCGTCGTATCCGTCGACCTCCCCAGCGGCATCGAACCCGACACGGGCGAGGTGAACGGCCCGGCCATCCACGCCGACCTCACCGTCACCTTCGGCACCCACAAACCGGGCCTCCTCATCGACCCGGCCCGCGAGCACGCCGGCTCCGTACGCCTGATCGACATCGGCCTCGCGAGCACCCTCCCCGCCACCCCCGACGTGGAGTCCCTCCAGCACGCCGACGTGGCGGCCCTGCTCCCCCACCCGTCCCCGGAGAGCGACAAGTACCGCCGGGGGGTGGTCGGCATCGCGGCGGGCTCGGCCCGCTACCCGGGCGCGGCGGTCCTCGCGGTCGCGGGCGCCCTACGCGGCGGCGCGGGCGCCGTCCGCTACGTGGGCCCGGCCGCGGACGCCGTACTGACCCGCTTCCCGGAAACCCTGGTGTCGGACAAGGGCCCGAGAAAGGCCGGCCGAGTCCAGGCGTGGGTGACCGGCCCGGGCGCCGGCGACGACGCGGCCCCGGTCGCCGAGGCCCTCTCCACCGACGTCCCCGTCCTGCTCGACGCGGACGGCCTCCGCCTGGCGGACCGCGACGCCGTACGAGCCCGCACGGCACCCACTCTCATGACCCCGCACGCCGGCGAGGCCGCGGCCCTCCTGGGCGTCTCCCGCGAGGAGGTGGAGTCGGCCCGCCTCACCGCCGTACGCGACCTGGCCCGCGGCTACCACGCCACGGTCCTCCTCAAGGGCTCCACGACCCTGATCGCCACCCCCGACGACGACACCCCGGTCCGCGTCAACCCCACCGGCACCCCCTGGCTCGCCACGGCCGGCAGCGGCGACGTCCTCTCCGGCCTCGCGGGCTCCCTCCTCGCCGCCGGCCTCTCCCCCCTGGACGCGGCGAGCGCGGCCGCCTACCTGCACGGCCTGGCGGGCCGTTACGCCGCGAAAGGCGCGCCCACAATCGCCCAGGACGTGGCGGAAGCCATCCCGGCGGCCTGGCGCGACATCACGGCCTGA
- the coaA gene encoding type I pantothenate kinase has translation MPRSAHRQRPEATPYVDLTRSEWSALRDKTPLPLTAEEVEKLRGLGDVIDLDEVRDIYLPLSRLLNLYVGATDGLRGALNTFLGEQGSQSGTPFVIGVAGSVAVGKSTVARLLQALLARWPEHPRVELVTTDGFLLPMKDLQERGLVSRKGFPESYDRRALTRFVADIKAGKDEVTAPVYSHLIYDIVPDRRLTVRRPDILIVEGLNVLQPALPGQDGRTRVGLADYFDFSVYVDASPDDIERWYLNRFKKLRQTAFQNPDSYFRKYTQVSEEEALDYARGLWRTINKPNLVENIAPTRGRATLIIRKGTDHKVQRLSLRKL, from the coding sequence ATGCCCCGGAGCGCCCACCGGCAGCGGCCGGAGGCGACTCCCTACGTCGACCTCACCCGTTCCGAGTGGAGCGCGCTGCGCGACAAGACGCCGCTGCCGCTGACCGCCGAGGAGGTCGAGAAGCTGCGTGGCCTGGGCGATGTCATCGACCTCGACGAGGTACGGGACATCTATCTGCCGCTGTCCCGACTTCTCAACCTCTACGTGGGCGCCACGGACGGCCTGCGCGGCGCCCTGAACACCTTCCTGGGTGAACAGGGCTCCCAGTCCGGCACCCCGTTCGTCATAGGCGTCGCCGGCTCCGTGGCGGTCGGCAAGTCGACCGTCGCCCGCCTCCTCCAGGCCCTCCTCGCCCGCTGGCCGGAACACCCGCGCGTGGAACTGGTCACCACGGACGGCTTCCTGCTCCCCATGAAGGACCTCCAGGAGCGCGGCCTGGTCTCACGGAAAGGCTTCCCCGAGTCGTACGACCGCCGGGCACTCACCCGTTTCGTCGCCGACATCAAGGCCGGCAAGGACGAGGTGACGGCGCCCGTCTACTCCCACCTCATCTACGACATCGTCCCCGACCGGCGGCTCACGGTCCGCCGTCCCGACATCCTCATCGTCGAGGGCCTGAACGTCCTCCAGCCCGCCCTCCCCGGCCAGGACGGCCGCACCCGCGTCGGTCTCGCCGACTACTTCGACTTCAGCGTGTACGTCGACGCGAGCCCCGACGACATCGAACGCTGGTACCTCAACCGCTTCAAGAAGCTCCGCCAGACCGCCTTCCAGAACCCGGACTCGTACTTCCGCAAGTACACCCAGGTCTCCGAGGAAGAGGCCCTCGACTACGCCCGCGGCCTCTGGCGCACCATCAACAAGCCCAACCTGGTCGAGAACATCGCCCCCACCCGGGGCCGCGCCACGCTCATCATCCGCAAGGGAACCGACCACAAGGTCCAACGCCTCAGCCTGCGCAAGCTGTGA
- a CDS encoding DUF389 domain-containing protein translates to MLHLRLITPPNKTDEVVRLIEKTVGTTHLVVMAGAARNPVGDVVLCDVAREAGDELIGVLRASGLDETGSIAVENIDLSLSKRAEKAEAEAPGEGADAVLWEHLAEATHEESTLSITYIAFITLATMIAACGVVLDNAILIVGAMAVGPEFGPLAGFSTAIVQRHPRLALRSLTALLVGFAVAMAVTVGFSLLMDSLGYFTEAKLEAERPNTAFVYAPDAFSFIVAVLAGIAGTLSLTSAKSGALVGVAISVTTVPAAANAAVALSYGDTKQTVGSTEQLLLNLLGIILAGTLTLLFQKWLWSKPR, encoded by the coding sequence ATGCTGCATCTGCGCCTGATCACCCCGCCGAACAAGACCGACGAGGTGGTGCGCCTGATCGAGAAGACGGTCGGGACGACTCACCTCGTCGTCATGGCGGGCGCCGCCCGCAACCCCGTCGGAGACGTCGTGTTGTGCGACGTCGCACGCGAGGCGGGCGACGAACTCATCGGCGTGCTACGGGCGTCGGGCCTCGACGAGACCGGCTCCATCGCGGTGGAGAACATCGACCTGTCGCTCTCCAAGCGCGCCGAGAAGGCCGAGGCGGAAGCACCCGGCGAGGGCGCGGACGCGGTCCTGTGGGAGCACCTGGCGGAGGCGACACACGAGGAGTCGACGCTCTCCATCACGTACATCGCCTTCATCACCCTCGCCACGATGATCGCGGCCTGCGGCGTCGTCCTCGACAACGCCATCCTGATCGTGGGCGCGATGGCGGTCGGCCCCGAGTTCGGCCCGCTGGCCGGCTTCAGCACGGCCATCGTCCAACGCCACCCGCGCCTCGCCCTGCGCTCGCTGACCGCCCTCCTCGTGGGCTTCGCGGTGGCGATGGCCGTGACGGTCGGCTTCAGCCTCTTGATGGACTCGCTCGGCTACTTCACCGAAGCCAAACTGGAGGCCGAACGCCCCAACACCGCCTTCGTCTACGCCCCCGACGCCTTCTCCTTCATCGTGGCGGTCCTGGCCGGCATCGCGGGCACCCTCTCCCTGACCTCGGCCAAGTCGGGCGCCCTGGTAGGCGTGGCCATCTCGGTCACGACGGTCCCGGCAGCGGCCAACGCGGCAGTGGCCCTGAGCTACGGCGACACGAAGCAGACGGTGGGCTCCACGGAGCAACTGCTCCTGAACCTCCTGGGCATCATCCTGGCCGGCACCCTGACCCTGCTCTTCCAGAAGTGGCTGTGGTCAAAGCCGCGTTGA
- the glmM gene encoding phosphoglucosamine mutase, which yields MGRLFGTDGVRGVANADLTAELALGLSVAAAHVLAEAGTFEGHKPVAVVGRDPRASGEFLEAAVVAGLASAGVDVLRVGVLPTPAVAFLTGELGADLGVMLSASHNAMPDNGIKFFARGGHKLADELEDKIEGVYEEHRTGAPWDRPTGAGVGRVRSYDDGFGQYVEHLLSVLPNPLDGLKVVLDEAHGAAAGVSPEAFRRAGAEIVTIGAEPDGLNINDGCGSTHLAKVRAAVVEHGAHLGIAHDGDADRCLAVDHEGNEVDGDQILAVLALDMRERGVLRSDTVVATVMSNLGFKLALEREGLRLVQTAVGDRYVLEEMKEHGYALGGEQSGHVIVLDHATTGDGTLTGLLLAARVARTGRTLKELAGVMERLPQLLINVPDVDRSRVGTSAELAAAVAEAERELGSTGRVLLRPSGTEPLVRVMVEAADIEQARSVAGRLADAVKSALG from the coding sequence GTGGGACGACTCTTCGGCACGGACGGCGTGCGCGGTGTCGCCAACGCGGATCTGACGGCCGAGCTCGCGCTCGGACTCTCCGTCGCGGCGGCGCACGTACTCGCCGAGGCGGGTACGTTCGAAGGCCACAAGCCGGTGGCGGTGGTCGGGCGGGATCCGCGAGCGTCCGGGGAGTTCCTGGAGGCCGCCGTCGTGGCCGGCCTCGCCAGCGCGGGCGTCGACGTGCTGCGCGTCGGTGTGCTGCCCACCCCCGCGGTGGCGTTCCTCACCGGCGAGCTGGGCGCCGACCTCGGCGTGATGCTCTCCGCCAGCCACAACGCCATGCCCGACAACGGGATCAAGTTCTTCGCCCGCGGCGGCCACAAGCTCGCGGACGAGCTTGAGGACAAGATCGAGGGCGTGTACGAGGAGCACCGGACAGGCGCGCCCTGGGACCGGCCCACGGGCGCGGGCGTCGGGCGGGTTCGGTCGTACGACGACGGCTTCGGGCAGTACGTCGAGCATCTGCTGTCCGTCCTGCCCAACCCGCTCGACGGGCTCAAGGTCGTCCTCGACGAGGCGCACGGTGCCGCCGCCGGGGTCTCGCCGGAGGCGTTCAGGCGTGCCGGGGCCGAGATCGTCACCATCGGGGCCGAGCCGGACGGGCTCAACATCAATGACGGGTGCGGGTCGACGCACCTCGCGAAGGTGCGCGCCGCCGTTGTCGAGCACGGGGCGCACCTCGGTATCGCGCACGACGGGGACGCCGACCGGTGCCTCGCCGTCGACCACGAGGGCAACGAGGTGGACGGGGACCAGATCCTCGCGGTGCTCGCGCTCGACATGCGTGAGCGTGGGGTGCTTCGCTCGGACACAGTTGTCGCCACCGTCATGTCCAACCTCGGCTTCAAGCTGGCCCTGGAGCGGGAGGGGCTGCGGCTGGTGCAGACCGCGGTCGGGGACCGGTATGTGCTGGAGGAGATGAAGGAGCACGGGTACGCGCTCGGCGGCGAGCAGTCCGGGCATGTGATCGTGCTGGATCACGCGACCACGGGTGACGGGACGTTGACCGGCCTGCTGCTGGCGGCTCGGGTCGCGCGGACCGGGCGTACGCTCAAGGAACTGGCCGGTGTGATGGAGCGGCTGCCTCAGTTGCTCATCAATGTGCCTGATGTGGATCGGTCGCGGGTCGGTACGTCGGCGGAGTTGGCCGCGGCTGTGGCTGAGGCCGAGCGGGAACTGGGGTCCACGGGGCGGGTGTTGTTGCGGCCGTCCGGGACCGAGCCGTTGGTTCGGGTGATGGTTGAGGCTGCGGATATCGAGCAGGCTCGGTCTGTGGCTGGGCGGTTGGCTGATGCGGTGAAGTCCGCGCTCGGGTAG
- the rpsI gene encoding 30S ribosomal protein S9, whose translation MAETTAEQPLEELDIDSYTTESDVPVEGEYTSESMASRFGEPQPAAGLGRRKNAIARVRIVPGSGKWKINGRTLEDYFPNKVHQQEVNEPFKVLELEGRYDVIARIAGGGVSGQAGALRLGVARALNEADVDNNRGPLKKAGFLKRDDRAVERKKAGLKKARKAPQYSKR comes from the coding sequence GTGGCCGAGACCACTGCCGAGCAGCCGCTCGAAGAGCTTGACATCGACAGCTACACCACGGAGTCGGACGTCCCCGTCGAGGGCGAGTACACCTCCGAGTCCATGGCTTCCCGCTTCGGCGAGCCCCAGCCGGCCGCCGGCCTGGGTCGTCGCAAGAACGCCATCGCCCGCGTCCGGATCGTCCCGGGCTCCGGCAAGTGGAAGATCAACGGGCGTACGCTCGAGGACTACTTCCCGAACAAGGTGCACCAGCAGGAGGTCAACGAGCCGTTCAAGGTTCTTGAGCTCGAGGGCCGCTACGACGTCATCGCCCGCATCGCGGGTGGCGGTGTCTCCGGTCAGGCCGGTGCGCTCCGTCTCGGTGTCGCCCGCGCCCTGAACGAGGCCGACGTCGACAACAACCGCGGCCCGCTCAAGAAGGCCGGCTTCCTGAAGCGCGACGACCGTGCGGTCGAGCGCAAGAAGGCCGGTCTGAAGAAGGCCCGCAAGGCCCCGCAGTACAGCAAGCGTTAA
- the rplM gene encoding 50S ribosomal protein L13 gives MRTYSPKPGDVTRQWHVIDAQDVVLGRLATTAATLLRGKHKPIYAPHVDTGDFVIIINADKVHLSGNKRTQKMAYRHSGYPGGLRSVRYDELLEKNPEKAVEKAVKGMLPKNSLGRQMLSKLKVYSGDQHPHAAQQPVPFEITQVAQ, from the coding sequence GTGCGTACGTACAGCCCCAAGCCCGGCGATGTGACGCGTCAGTGGCACGTCATCGACGCCCAGGACGTTGTCCTGGGCCGTCTCGCCACCACTGCCGCCACCCTGCTGCGTGGCAAGCACAAGCCGATCTACGCCCCCCACGTCGACACCGGTGACTTCGTCATCATCATCAACGCGGACAAGGTGCACCTGTCCGGCAACAAGCGGACCCAGAAGATGGCCTACCGCCACTCCGGCTACCCGGGTGGTCTGCGCTCCGTCCGTTACGACGAGCTGCTGGAGAAGAACCCGGAGAAGGCCGTCGAGAAGGCCGTCAAGGGCATGCTCCCCAAGAACTCCCTGGGCCGTCAGATGCTCTCCAAGCTGAAGGTCTACTCGGGCGACCAGCACCCGCACGCTGCCCAGCAGCCGGTGCCGTTCGAGATCACCCAGGTCGCGCAGTAA
- the truA gene encoding tRNA pseudouridine(38-40) synthase TruA produces the protein MSDEVQPGYVRVRLDLSYDGTEFSGWAKQAGGRRTVQGEIEDALRTVTRSTETYELTVAGRTDAGVHARGQVAHVDLPRGVWGEHHGKLLKRLAGRLSRDVRVWAVREAPSGFNARFSAVWRRYAYRVTDNPGGVDPLLRNHVLWHDWPLDVDAMNEAARGLLGEHDFAAYCKRREGATTIRTLQELSLVRGEDGIITATVRADAFCHNMVRSLIGALLFVGDGHRGADWPGKVLAAGVRDSAVHVVRPHGLTLEEVGYPADELLAARNKEARNRRSLPGAPGAGCC, from the coding sequence GTGAGTGACGAAGTACAGCCCGGGTATGTACGGGTGCGCCTTGACCTTTCCTACGACGGGACCGAGTTCTCCGGGTGGGCCAAGCAGGCCGGGGGGCGGCGGACCGTGCAGGGGGAGATCGAGGATGCCCTGCGGACCGTTACGCGGTCCACGGAGACGTATGAGCTGACCGTGGCCGGGCGGACCGATGCCGGGGTGCATGCGCGGGGGCAGGTGGCCCATGTCGATCTGCCGCGGGGCGTTTGGGGCGAGCATCACGGGAAGCTGCTGAAACGGCTCGCCGGGCGGTTGTCCAGGGATGTGCGGGTGTGGGCGGTGCGGGAGGCGCCGAGCGGGTTCAACGCGCGGTTCTCGGCTGTCTGGCGGCGGTATGCGTATCGCGTCACCGACAACCCGGGCGGTGTCGATCCGCTGCTGCGCAATCACGTGCTGTGGCATGACTGGCCGCTGGATGTGGACGCGATGAACGAGGCCGCGCGAGGGCTGCTGGGCGAGCATGACTTCGCGGCCTACTGCAAGCGGCGTGAGGGGGCCACGACCATTCGTACGCTTCAGGAGCTGAGCCTGGTGCGGGGGGAGGACGGGATCATCACCGCGACCGTGCGGGCCGACGCGTTCTGTCACAACATGGTGCGGTCGCTGATCGGCGCGCTGCTGTTCGTGGGGGACGGGCACCGGGGGGCCGATTGGCCCGGGAAGGTGCTGGCCGCCGGTGTGCGGGACTCCGCGGTGCATGTCGTACGGCCGCACGGGCTGACCCTGGAGGAGGTCGGCTACCCGGCGGACGAGCTGCTGGCCGCGCGGAACAAGGAGGCGCGGAACCGGCGGAGTCTGCCGGGGGCACCCGGGGCCGGCTGCTGCTAG
- the rplQ gene encoding 50S ribosomal protein L17, with amino-acid sequence MPKPTKGARLGGSAAHEKLLLANLAKSLFEHGRITTTEAKARRLRPYAERLITKAKKGDLHNRRQVLQVITDKSVVHTLFTEIGPRYENRPGGYTRITKVGNRRGDNAPMAVIELVEALTVAQQATGEAEAATKRAAKDAEVAETKVDTTKADEAAAEESKDA; translated from the coding sequence ATGCCGAAGCCCACCAAGGGTGCCCGTCTGGGCGGCAGTGCCGCGCACGAGAAGCTGCTGCTCGCGAACCTCGCGAAGAGCCTCTTCGAGCACGGCCGTATCACCACCACCGAGGCGAAGGCCCGCCGTCTGCGGCCGTACGCCGAGCGTCTGATCACCAAGGCGAAGAAGGGTGACCTTCACAACCGCCGTCAGGTGCTCCAGGTCATCACGGACAAGAGCGTCGTGCACACGCTCTTCACCGAGATCGGCCCGCGGTACGAGAACCGTCCGGGTGGCTACACCCGTATCACCAAGGTCGGCAACCGCCGTGGCGACAACGCGCCCATGGCTGTCATCGAGCTGGTCGAGGCGCTGACGGTCGCGCAGCAGGCGACCGGTGAGGCCGAGGCTGCGACGAAGCGTGCCGCGAAGGACGCCGAGGTCGCTGAGACCAAGGTCGACACCACCAAGGCGGACGAGGCTGCGGCCGAGGAGTCCAAGGACGCGTAG
- a CDS encoding arsenate reductase/protein-tyrosine-phosphatase family protein yields the protein MSSSPASPMPGRGGTHFRVLFVCTGNLHRSPLAERLLTARLAASPGTSGSFRVSSAGTAAMAGTPMDPAAATLLVEMGGDPRGALARRLTAALVEDADLVLGAAAEHREAAVRLSPLWALRRAFTLREFGRLLRPEDAVGAREPAERAAALVSGAAARRGTDGNLADDDDVADPYGAPIRVAREAAARIAEPVERIAAAVLGPLPATGTPHADER from the coding sequence ATGAGCTCTTCCCCTGCCTCGCCGATGCCGGGACGCGGGGGCACGCACTTTCGCGTGCTCTTCGTCTGCACGGGAAATCTGCACCGCTCCCCACTGGCCGAGCGCCTGCTGACGGCCCGACTCGCCGCGTCTCCAGGAACGTCGGGAAGTTTCCGGGTGAGCAGCGCCGGCACCGCGGCCATGGCGGGAACGCCCATGGACCCGGCGGCGGCGACTCTCCTCGTCGAGATGGGCGGGGATCCCCGCGGTGCGCTCGCTCGCCGGCTGACCGCAGCCCTGGTGGAGGACGCCGACCTCGTGCTGGGTGCTGCCGCGGAACACCGGGAGGCGGCCGTGCGACTGTCTCCGCTGTGGGCCTTGCGGCGGGCCTTCACCTTGCGTGAGTTCGGCCGGTTGCTGAGGCCGGAGGACGCCGTGGGCGCGAGGGAACCTGCCGAACGAGCCGCGGCGCTGGTCAGTGGCGCCGCAGCACGACGCGGGACTGACGGCAACCTGGCGGACGACGATGACGTGGCTGATCCGTACGGTGCCCCCATCCGGGTGGCACGGGAGGCCGCGGCACGGATCGCCGAACCGGTGGAGCGGATCGCCGCGGCGGTACTGGGCCCGCTTCCTGCCACGGGGACCCCTCACGCGGACGAACGGTAA
- a CDS encoding DUF4012 domain-containing protein, whose product MGALAGLPLAGAGWVVVTGLLVRDELLASQRALSSLRQQIAAGPPADVPAGNAVPVKQTPDAAVRAAAAHAARAHRLTTGPAWFSAAHVPVLGGPVRTVRGAAEAAERLTRDVLSPLADTATELTADTAKDGGHLNLSALRRAAPALDQASRSASDVRTEVDELPRRTWLPAVDRARAQLAEQLDRIVPATVDAAAAARVMPSMLGERGPRRYVVVFENTAEARGTGGLPGAFAVLTADRGQLAFEYFGNDTEMTDAVAPVDLGAEYTALHGHNAPTTTWVNSNLSPHFPYAARIWTAAWREHRGQKVDGAFALDPSALSGLLAASGSVRLPDGTAVTAANVVDLTERSSYAAYPDTRKRKAFFLDVARAVAGRLLGVANDPGRRPALLAALSGQLREGRVKVWSAHPSEQRELRRRPFGGALPDTAEPFAGLVVNNAAGSKLDYYLDRRLEWAPGRCVAAGREVTVTVDLTNRAPASGLPTYVTQRADAPSYRTRPGDNRLLVSYYASKGAKLAEAALDGRPVLVNQAAERGHPVYTLDLELPAGATRTLELRLLESASDRPPSLLRQPMVRPLLATVRPYPSCGD is encoded by the coding sequence GTGGGCGCCCTCGCGGGCCTGCCTCTGGCCGGCGCCGGTTGGGTCGTCGTCACCGGCCTGCTCGTTCGCGACGAACTGCTGGCCTCACAACGGGCGCTGAGCTCGCTGCGACAGCAGATTGCCGCAGGTCCTCCCGCGGACGTGCCCGCGGGAAATGCCGTGCCGGTGAAGCAGACACCCGATGCCGCCGTGCGCGCCGCCGCCGCACACGCCGCGCGAGCACACCGGCTCACCACCGGTCCGGCCTGGTTCTCCGCCGCGCACGTGCCCGTCCTGGGCGGACCCGTCCGTACCGTGCGCGGTGCCGCGGAGGCTGCCGAGCGGTTGACCCGTGACGTGCTCTCTCCTCTGGCGGACACCGCCACCGAACTCACCGCGGACACGGCGAAAGACGGTGGTCACCTGAACCTCTCCGCGCTTCGCCGTGCCGCTCCGGCCCTCGACCAGGCCTCGCGCAGCGCCTCCGACGTGCGTACCGAGGTCGACGAGTTGCCCCGCAGAACCTGGCTGCCCGCCGTCGACCGGGCCCGGGCCCAGCTCGCCGAGCAACTCGACCGGATCGTCCCCGCCACGGTCGACGCCGCCGCGGCGGCCCGTGTAATGCCGTCCATGCTGGGAGAACGGGGTCCACGGCGGTATGTGGTGGTGTTCGAGAACACGGCCGAGGCGCGCGGCACGGGCGGGCTGCCCGGCGCGTTCGCGGTTCTGACCGCGGACCGGGGCCAACTGGCGTTCGAGTACTTCGGGAACGACACCGAGATGACGGACGCCGTCGCGCCGGTCGACCTGGGCGCCGAGTACACCGCGTTGCACGGGCACAACGCCCCCACCACTACTTGGGTCAACTCCAACCTCAGTCCGCACTTCCCGTACGCGGCCCGTATCTGGACAGCCGCATGGCGGGAGCACAGGGGCCAGAAGGTGGATGGCGCCTTCGCCCTCGATCCCAGTGCTCTGTCAGGGCTGCTCGCCGCATCCGGCTCCGTCCGACTGCCGGACGGCACCGCAGTCACCGCTGCCAATGTCGTGGATCTCACCGAGCGCAGCAGCTACGCGGCCTACCCGGACACACGAAAGCGCAAGGCGTTCTTCCTCGACGTGGCTCGCGCCGTCGCGGGGCGGCTGCTGGGGGTTGCGAACGATCCAGGGCGACGGCCCGCGTTGCTCGCCGCCCTGAGCGGGCAGCTGAGGGAGGGACGGGTCAAGGTGTGGAGTGCTCACCCGTCCGAGCAGCGTGAACTCCGACGACGCCCGTTCGGCGGTGCCCTGCCCGACACCGCCGAGCCGTTCGCCGGACTGGTGGTCAACAACGCGGCGGGCAGCAAACTGGACTACTACCTGGACCGGCGTCTGGAGTGGGCGCCGGGCCGGTGCGTCGCGGCCGGCCGTGAGGTCACCGTGACCGTGGACCTCACCAACAGAGCACCGGCCTCGGGACTCCCCACGTATGTCACCCAGCGCGCGGACGCCCCCTCTTACCGGACCCGGCCCGGCGACAACCGTCTGCTGGTTTCGTACTACGCGAGCAAGGGGGCGAAGCTGGCCGAGGCGGCTCTGGACGGGCGACCGGTCCTGGTGAACCAAGCTGCCGAGCGCGGTCACCCGGTCTACACCCTTGACCTCGAGCTGCCCGCGGGCGCCACGCGCACCCTGGAGTTGCGCCTGCTGGAGAGCGCCTCGGACCGTCCGCCGTCGCTGCTGCGCCAGCCCATGGTGCGGCCCTTGCTGGCGACGGTACGGCCGTACCCGTCGTGTGGCGACTGA
- a CDS encoding sugar transferase, protein MEVSVSAAHTAPRQPEPCRRRRWVGRTAKRTIDVVGAVVLLLLVAPVLLAAVVAVKVDTPGPALFRQRRTGWRGMEFQVLKLRTMQVGSERLRAALAVRNEADGQLFKIREDPRVTPVGRWLRRYSLDELPQLVNVLMGHMSLVGPRPLPVEDSVCTGDAGRRLLVRPGLTGLWQIGGRSDLTWEDALRLDLEYVDTWSVRKDLAILARTLPAVLRGDGAY, encoded by the coding sequence ATGGAAGTGTCGGTATCTGCAGCACATACGGCTCCCCGCCAGCCGGAGCCGTGTCGTCGGCGGCGATGGGTGGGGCGGACGGCCAAACGGACCATCGACGTGGTGGGGGCCGTAGTGCTGCTCCTGCTGGTGGCGCCGGTGCTCCTCGCGGCTGTCGTCGCCGTGAAGGTCGACACTCCGGGGCCCGCCCTGTTCCGTCAGCGCCGCACTGGTTGGCGCGGCATGGAGTTCCAGGTCCTCAAGCTACGCACCATGCAGGTCGGCTCCGAGAGGTTGCGAGCGGCGCTGGCCGTCCGCAACGAAGCCGACGGACAGCTGTTCAAGATTCGTGAGGACCCCCGTGTCACCCCCGTCGGGCGTTGGCTGCGCCGGTACTCCCTGGACGAGTTGCCGCAACTGGTCAACGTGCTGATGGGGCACATGTCGTTGGTCGGCCCTCGGCCGTTGCCGGTCGAGGACTCGGTGTGCACCGGGGATGCCGGGCGTCGCCTGCTGGTCCGGCCGGGGCTCACCGGCCTGTGGCAGATCGGTGGCCGGTCCGACCTCACCTGGGAGGACGCCCTGCGCCTGGACCTGGAATATGTCGACACCTGGTCGGTCCGGAAGGACCTGGCCATTCTCGCGAGGACACTGCCTGCCGTACTGCGCGGCGACGGCGCCTACTGA